The genomic stretch CTTTACTTTCCTCAGATTTCAGGTAAACATTTTCTggctttttttatttatttattttcattttttttttcttataattcAGATAATCAATTTTGTTTTGGCTACATACCGTTTGCATTAAATAACTGGGGGAGTAACTAGTAAGTAAGTGAAATTGGAAAAATCTTTCTCTGTGAAGTTTGAAGAACCAATCTAATGACCTTGGATTATCAAAAACACTATATTAgtctttaattaaatttcaatGATCTAAGACATTCATTTCTTTGTTATTTCACATATACTTAAAAATTTCCTCAGTAGTATTACCTTTCCTAATGTTATTTCTGTCCATCTCTTCTGATCCATTACTTTCTATTTGAAAATAAGTAAAAGCAAATGTGAAATTATCCCTATGAATTGTAAAGTGGGAGAAGAAAGCAATCATGACCTTCCCCTAGCGAACTCCCCACAATCAACTGTTTTGATTTACTCACTCTTTAAAAGACACCATCAGCTACCTCTCTTTAAACCCATTTTCCTCTTCTGAAGCTAACATTTTGAAGGAAAACAAAGAGAAGATATTAAGGCACAAAAGCTTATCAGTTCATTCACAAATGCCAATCCATAAAAATACCACCAACAAAGTGAGTCGCTCTTCTATCAGTTTAGAGATAAGAAATTCATCGATTCACTTATCATTTCTtactaaaaagaagaaaaaaaaatcatattatcaTTATCAAGTTCCTGTATCCTGTCCTAGTTTTATTTCAATGTTGTCTTCGTTCTTCTGAGTTGTCCATTGTCTAGAAatgtttagttgttttttttgttttctttattaatAGATATTGTTGTATTCTtagtttttttgtttatttttatgtgaTATCTCATTTTCTATTTACCCAAAATCAAAAGTTCTGTGTCATGTCCTGTACAAAGTTTCCTAAATTAATTAGTGTTGTTATCATTGTGgctgttttattatttatttgattgctcataatcttttgttgtcttttatttatttattttggattaATATCACTTTTGACCCTTAACTTATACTGTTATCACAATTTGTAtatgaattttttatttatatattttttaaaactaggCTACCCACCTACCCTAAAGTATTTGAGGACCAGAAAACTATAGTAAATAGTAATTACTATGTAGGTAACCTGGGGGACTTGAACCTTGGACCTTGTTGGAGAAAACTACACCTTTGGCCATTTGAGCTGCCCCTCTTGggctttatttatatattttattactaCCTTGAAAAACACCAATGTTTAAATTTAACCATATTCAACAGCTAGCAAATGTCATCTTCTATTTGTTTCTCTAATTGAATAATCTCATTTCGAGAAAATCATTCAATTGGTGAGCATACCATTTTATAAGGAAAGCCTTTATGATTTGATGCAAGGGAGAAAGGATTAAGGGTCTGTCTAAATTCTAGAGGGAGGGAGTAGAGGCTGTAGTTAGTGATTTTCCTGCCCTAAGTTATGGGCCTCGTTTGTGGTTATTTATCAATCATTCTCTCATGACTGAAGAATGTGTTTGGATTTCGAGAAAATATTTTGTTCCTGTTGACTCTTCTGCTAAAAACTTTTATAACATGTTGATTCTTTCGCTTGGTTTCAAACTTGCTTTTTGTTTTTTCTAGTGTTACATGATTTTTTTAATTGGATTTTCAGAGTCTGGCCTTTGGGAGATGCTACCGAAGGGAACCCGATCTCTCCTTGTACAGCCAGTGACTCAAGTTCCTGACCAAAGTAACGAAATGATGCAAACAAATGAAGGATTTATCTTGTTGGCTTCAACCATTAGCTATGCATATAGTGAAAAAGATAGAGCCTGGATAGGAGTTATTGCAAAAAAAATTGGAGGTAAGAGCGTATGTAGTAATTTTGAAGGGATTTAGATCTTTCAGTCCGCTATTTTTAGTAGGAAAGCTCATATTGTTCTCTGAGTTCATCTGAATCTGAGATATAGCATATTTTTTTCTTGTTAAATTCTCATACCTCCAAAAGCTCAAAATTCTGTTGTCAACAAGTTGCTAACCCAGCATATTTTATAACCAAATAGCTTATACTGTTGATACATTCAGGAATGGTATTTTTGATTCCATCTAGCTGGTCCCTGGTAccatttattttcaaaatttaaatattatgcTATCATTTCTTCAGGTGAATCTGGAGGAATTAGAATTGACTAAAAAATAAGCAATAAGTTTGTTCAAGGACATTTCATTCCAAATAATATTAATAAAGCTTCAATTTTTGTCAAAACAACGCAATCAAAGTCAGACTGTTATATTGTCGAACGTGTATTGGAGTTCAGCTTAAATCGAGActatgaaagaaaaataattatgcAGTCCCTCAAAACCATTAAAGAATATTGTAGCAAAATAATTGACTTGAGTACTAATAATAAGTCATTATGGATATTATTTCTCATTTCCCCCCTCTATGTTTCTTTAAAAGTGCCTCTTgtctcatattgtattttcgCAGGATAAAAATGGTCCCTGGATTAGATATTGCTGGGAGTGAAGGTTTTCAAATGAAGTCTAGCGGAAAACACTGAGAGTTCTACAAAAATTTCTCCAAGCCGTACACCAGGTTCTGCAGTAAAAGATATAACAGAGATTTTACTTGATAGATAAGTATTCAAGTAACTAGGATAAATAACTGGATATACTAGATTGGTTACCTTAAGGCGCACAACTCTTCTAATAGCTAAGATAAGGCCTGGCATCAAACACTTCACATCAGTAATATCGTGCTTGAGAGAGTAAACCTGTGTGGACAACAATGCTTCTTGATCAGATAGCCATTTTTGGCTACGGTAAAGTTCATTGAAGATCAGCATTATTCAGACCAAGAAGAATAAACCCAGAAGCTGACCTCTCCTGGGCCGGAAAAGTATACAGTTGTACTGGAAGGAAGACCCGGAAGAACTAGACTATGCACACGAACTCCATCTTCGCCAAGAACTTGACCCCTAGCCTTTATGGGGACAAAGTCGCTATAAGATTTAAGTCACCAAACGACAATCATATGAAGTAGATCATGGTTTTAGAAATCCAGATTACCGAAACTTCTGTTGAGATATCTTCTCTATTGTATATCTGCCCAAGGTTGGAAAGATTATTGGCTATTTGGGTTGCATCTGGAGATGGAAAATCCTGGTcccaaaagagaaaaaaaatacacTACTTTTCAGTATCATATCTCACATGCAACTGTTGGATTAGAATAAACAATTATATTCTGTTTTAATGTCCATGTACCTGGTGAATATTTGtttcatattaataaatataatccaaTTTTTTATTTTGCAATGTTTGGTCTCGAGAGTTTACCATTGCAGTATCCCTTGATTCAACAATTTCTACATTCCTGTAGTGGAAAGAAGCTGAAATTGCAGCTTGTTGAAGGAGAATGGATCCAATGGACAGAGTTGGTGCAACAAGACAaccctattattattattattatacaaagCAGGCTCATATTAAATgcaaaaagagagaaagaaattaataaaaaaaagaaaatgatTCGTTGACatcttaattgtttatttatgaGAATAAGTGTGTTTGTGTGTATTTATATGAATTATGAAAATGGCAAGGGGAATTGTATTATTGAGTTTTCTCACCCTGTGCTCACCATGCTGGCCTTCTCACAGAAAGCAGACAATGCTGATATTGTGTCTGGTTTAATTCTTGGCACATAAACCACGCTGCTCATGCCAAATGCTATTGCCTAATTGGAACCAAAGGTGgcaatatataaaataataataaaaaaaacaattatttaTGTCCTGtagtttttatttgaaatgtcTTAGAAAATGTAACCAatgattcttttttattaatttttctttggtGTCTGTTGAAATAAGGGTAAGCCATAGCCatagaaaaaataacaaaatacctGTTTCACATTGTCATATACTT from Humulus lupulus chromosome 5, drHumLupu1.1, whole genome shotgun sequence encodes the following:
- the LOC133834779 gene encoding dihydrodipicolinate reductase-like protein CRR1, chloroplastic isoform X2; translation: MVALSCQFQPTIINSYLSAKPRSANSIFCSAQPSQSNIKVIINGAAKEIGRAAVIAVTRARGMEVAGAVDSYLVGEDIGKVCDMEEPLEIPLMNDLTMVLGSISQSKATGVVVDFTEPTQVYDNVKQGCLVAPTLSIGSILLQQAAISASFHYRNVEIVESRDTAMDFPSPDATQIANNLSNLGQIYNREDISTEVSARGQVLGEDGVRVHSLVLPGLPSSTTVYFSGPGEVYSLKHDITDVKCLMPGLILAIRRVVRLKNLVYGLEKFL
- the LOC133834779 gene encoding dihydrodipicolinate reductase-like protein CRR1, chloroplastic isoform X3, encoding MVALSCQFQPTIINSYLSAKPRSANSIFCSAQPSQSNIKVIINGAAKEIGRAAVIAVTRARGMEVAGAVDSYLVGEDIGKVCDMEEPLEIPLMNDLTMVLGSISQSKATGVVVDFTEPTQVYDNVKQAIAFGMSSVVYVPRIKPDTISALSAFCEKASMDFPSPDATQIANNLSNLGQIYNREDISTEVSARGQVLGEDGVRVHSLVLPGLPSSTTVYFSGPGEVYSLKHDITDVKCLMPGLILAIRRVVRLKNLVYGLEKFL
- the LOC133834779 gene encoding dihydrodipicolinate reductase-like protein CRR1, chloroplastic isoform X1 — encoded protein: MVALSCQFQPTIINSYLSAKPRSANSIFCSAQPSQSNIKVIINGAAKEIGRAAVIAVTRARGMEVAGAVDSYLVGEDIGKVCDMEEPLEIPLMNDLTMVLGSISQSKATGVVVDFTEPTQVYDNVKQAIAFGMSSVVYVPRIKPDTISALSAFCEKASMGCLVAPTLSIGSILLQQAAISASFHYRNVEIVESRDTAMDFPSPDATQIANNLSNLGQIYNREDISTEVSARGQVLGEDGVRVHSLVLPGLPSSTTVYFSGPGEVYSLKHDITDVKCLMPGLILAIRRVVRLKNLVYGLEKFL